The genomic DNA GGCATGGCATGCTGGGTACTACGTTTGGCGGCAACTACCTGGCCTGCGTAGCAGCGCTGGCGGTGCTGGAAGTGATTGAACAGGAAGAGTTACTGCAAAATGCCCAGGCCATGGGCCGCTTGCTACAGGAGGAACTCGTTAAAATGCCGGGCGTGCGCGAAGTACGTGGCAAAGGACTGATGATAGGTGTGGAGCTCGACAAGCCCTGCGCGCCTATCCGGCAGCAACTACTTCATGAGTTCCGGATCTTTACCGGCTCCTCTTCCGACAAAAACACGCTGCGCCTGTTGCCGCCGCTGTGCATCGGAGAGCGCGAAATAGAAAAATTTATCACGGCTTTTAGCAGCCTCCTCTATAAAACACAACCACAGGAAGTATGATGCATTTCACCTCTGTGCACGACGTAACAAACCTGGACACTTTGGTGCAGGATGCGCTGCACCTGAAGCAACACCCTTATCAGTATAAACACCTGGGTGAGAACCGTACGCTGGGACTAATTTTCCTTAACCCCAGCCTGCGCACCCGCCTAAGCACGCAGAAAGCGGCCACCAACCTGGGCATGAACGTGATGGTCATGAACCTGGACAAAGAAGGCTGGGCGCTCGAAACGCAGGATGGCGCCATCATGAATGGCACCACGGTAGAACACATCAAAGAAGCCGCCGCCGTAATGGGCCAGTACTGCGATATACTGGGCATCCGCTCATTCCCGAAGCTGCAAAACCGGCAGGAAGATTACAGCGAAGACCTGCTGCAGAAGTTTATCAGCTACTGCAAAGTGCCGGTTATCAGCCTGGAATCTGCCACGCGCCACCCTTTGCAAAGCCTGGCCGACCTGCTCACCATTACCGAGAATACGCCGGCATGGAAACGCCCCAAGGTGGTACTAACCTGGGCACCGCACGTGAAAGCCATACCGCAATGTGTGGCCAACTCTTTTGCCGAGTGGATGAGCCAGGCAGCGGTGGACCTGGTGATCACGCACCCGGCTGGTTTTGAATTGGCAGAGGAATTTACGAAAGGCGCAACGATCACGCACAATCAGCAGGAAGCATTGAAAAATGCCGATTATGTCTACGTCAAGAACTGGTCGGCTTACCAGGACTATGGCAAGATGCTGCCGGATGCAGGGGAGTGGATGCTCACCAATGAGAAGCTGCAGGCAAGCAACAAGGCAAAAGTGATGCACTGCCTGCCTGTGCGCCGCAATGTGGAGTTAAGCGATGAGATCCTGGATGGTCCCGATTCACTGGTGCTCGAACAAGCCAACAATCGTACGTACGCCGCACAGGCCGTGCTGAAAAACATACTGGAGCAACTATAAAGCATAACTTGCTACTGAATTAGATTTTTCATTAAGGTTCAGGAATATATATAAATTAATGCAGGAGCTTATAATCGTAAAAGTAGGTGGAAACATTCTCGATGATGCAGCACGGCTGGAACGCTTCCTACATGATTTTGCCGGTTTGCCGGGAGCAAAGCTGCTGGTGCATGGCGGCGGTAAAATAGCTTCTTCGCTGGGGCAGCGCCTGGGCATCGTGCCGCAGCTAGTTGAGGGGCGCCGCATCACCGATGCCGCCACCCTCGAGCTGGTCACAATGGTGTACGGCGGGCTGATCAACAAGCAGGTAGTGGCGCAGCTGCAGGCGGCCGGTTGCAATGCGCTGGGTTTAACAGGAGCCGATGCGAACGTGATCCTAGCGCAGAAACGCCCCGTAGGACAGATCGACTATGGCTTTGCCGGCGATATTGCTGGCAGGGAAAGTATAAATACGTCAGTTTTGGAGGGCTTGCTGCAGCTGGGCCTGACGCCGGTATTTGCCCCACTCACGCACAATGGCCAGGGCAGCCTGCTCAATACAAATGCCGATACCATAGCTTCGGTGCTGGCAACCGCCCTGGCTACCTGCTATAATGTGCGCCTGGTGTATTGCTTTGAAAAACCCGGCGTGCTACAGGATGCGGCAGATGACACCTCAGTGCTGGCGCAGATCAGTAGCCGGGAATATGCGCAGCTAAAAGCCGATGGTATCGTGTCGGCGGGGATGATCCCCAAACTCGACAACGCCTTTGCAGCCCTGGCGCAGGGCGTAAGTGAAGTGCTGATCGGCCAGGCCGAAGCGCTCACAAGTATACATACAGGAAATTACACCGGCACCAGGCTACATTATGCAGCAGAATAAGGATACAACCACCCGTTACCAGGAGGCGCTGGCGCTGCTGCAACAGCTCATTGCCATTCCTTCCTTCAGCCGCGAAGAGCAGGGCACAGGAGATGCTTTAGTGGCCTTCTTGCAGCAGCAGGGCGTGCAAACGCACCGGAAAGAGAACAATGTCTGGGCATTTAACCAGTACTATGACCCGAAGCTGCCGACACTATTACTTAACTCGCACCACGATACAGTAAAGCCCAATACCGGCTATACCCGCAATCCATTTGAAGCAAGTATAGAAGACGGTAAAATTAACGGATTGGGTAGCAACGATGCCGGCGGCTGCCTGGTAGCGTTGGTGGCTGCTTTCTTATACTTCTATCCGAAACAGCACCTGACTTATAACCTGGTGCTGGCCGCCACAGCCGAGGAAGAGATTTCGGGGCGTAATGGCGTGGAGCTTATTTTACCGGAGCTTGGCCCTTTGGAAGCAGCTATTGTAGGCGAACCAACTGAAATGCACTTGGCGGTAGCAGAAAAAGGGCTGCTCGTGCTCGACTGTGAAGCCCACGGCAAAGCCGGCCATGCAGCCCGCGAGGAAGGTATAAACGCCCTCTATGAAGCGTTGGAAGATATTACCTGGTTTAAGAACTACCGTTTTCCTAAAGTATCAAACCATCTGGGGCCAATTAAAATGAGCGTGACGATGGTGCAGGCCGGCACGCAGCACAACGTCGTGCCCGATACCTGCCGCTTTACAGTGGACGTGCGGCTGACGGATGCTTATACAATGGAAGAAGTGCTGGACGTGATCGGGCAGCATGTGAAAGCGACCGTCACGCCGCGCTCGATGCGCCTGAAACCTTCAAGCATCCCTCGAGAGCACCCGCTGGTGCAGGCCGGGTTGAAGCTGGGCCGAAATACCTATGGCTCGCCCACTACTTCCGATAAGGCACTGCTGCCGGTTCCATCCATAAAGATGGGCCCGGGTTTTTCCGGCCGCTCACACATGGCCGATGAATTCCTGTACCTCCACGAGCTGCGGGAAGGCATCGAACTTTACATCAAACTACTGGAACAAGTGGTTGTTTGATGAATGCCAATAGCTTGTTTCGTGTATTTTTCTCGTTCAGAGATATAGAAGTATAGCGATACGAAGAACCCGAAGGATACTGTGTGGCACACGGAATTCAGGAGCCTTCCTTCATACTTCGTTACAAGTCATGCTGCGCTTAAGACTAGCGTAAGAAAACTAAAACTCATCAGCAGATTTATACATCAGCACATTTAACCCAATAGCACATTTACCATGAAACTTTGGCAGAAAAATACAGGCGTTGCAAAAGAAATAGAGCGGTTTACGATAGGCAAGGATCCTGAACTGGACACCGAACTGGCTGCCTTTGACGTGCTGGGCTCGCTGGCGCATACGCGCATGCTGCAAAGTATAAACCTGCTTTCGGCAGCGGAACTGGAGGTGTTACAGCACGAATTAAAAGCGATCTATAAAAGCATAGAAGCCGGAGACTTTGCCATCGAACCGGGCGTGGAAGACATTCACTCGCAGGTGGAGCTGGAGCTGACACGACGGGTAGGAGAGGCGGGCAAAAAGATCCACAGCGGTCGCTCGCGCAACGACCAGGTGCTGCTGGATTTAAAGTTATACTTCCGCTATCAGCTGCAACAAACTGTAGAGCAGGTAGCAGGATTCTTTGAAGTGCTCCAGCAACTAAGCGAGCAACACAAAGCGGTGCTACTGCCCGGCTACACACACCTGCAGGTGGCCATGCCATCTTCGTTCGGATTATGGTTTGGCGCTTACGCCGAGAGCCTGGTTGATGATGTGCAGCTGCTATTGGCTGCTTATAAGATCGTAGACAAAAACCCACTGGGCTCCGCGGCCGGCTATGGCTCGTCTTTCCCCCTGAACCGGCAAATGACCACCGATCTGCTGGGTTTTGAAAGTATGAACTATAACGTGGTGTATGCGCAAATGGGCCGCGGCAAATCAGAAAAAGTGGTGAGCATCGGGCTGGCTTCGGTGGCAGCCACCCTGGCCAAAATGGCCATGGACCTGTGCCTGTACATGAGCCAGAACTTTAGCTTTATCGCTTTGCCCGATACGCTGACAACCGGCTCCAGTATTATGCCGCACAAAAAGAACCCGGACGTATTCGAGCTGGTGCGCGGCAAGTGCAACAAACTGCAGGCCCTGCCCACCGAAATCAGTATGTTGCTCATCAACCTGCCATCCGGTTACCACCGGGAACTGCAGGTACTCAAAGAAGCGCTTTTCCCTGCTTTCAAAGAGCTCCGCGATTGTCTCGACATCATGGCCTACATGTTACCGCAGCTGCAGGTAAAAGAAAATATCCTGGCAGATGAGAAGTATAAGTATCTCTTTAGCGTGGACGCTGTAAACGCCAATGTGTTAGAAGGAATGCCGTTCCGGGATGCCTATAAGGCTGTAGGGGAGAGCATCGAAAAGGGGAGCTTTACTGCGCCGGCTGCTGTGACCCACACCCATGAAGGCAGCATCGGCAATTTATGCAATGCGCAGATAGCAGATCAGATGGCCGCTTTGCTGCAGCAATTCAACTTCGGGCGGGTGGCCGATGCTTATGCAAAACTGCTGGCTTAGAATTACAACTGCTTTCTTAGTTCCAGCGGTACTGCTGAGGTTTGCTTTGGCGGAGCTTACGGGAGGTCTGCAATAAAGTGCCCACCAGCAAAGCAAGTATAATAGCCAGGGCAATGACCAGGTAAGACAGAACTTTCAGGGCTTGCACCTGTTGCCCGGCGGACCGGTAGAGTTCCTGGCCAACTTCTTCCTGTAGCGATAGGAGAGCATGCAGAGGTGGCAGCATTCGCGTAAAAGCTGTTTCCCCCTGGTGTTGGTAAAGGCTGGCTGCGGCTTGCAGCTGGTCTCTGTTACTATATACCAGCAGTTGCTGCTGTATGCCCAGCCACTGCTGGCGGGCCATTTTATACTTGCGCAGATTGGCGCTTTCCTTTTCTGTTAAATACGTGATTTCAAACCGGGCAAGCAGCGAATCCTGGGTTGTGGCCAGGCTGATTATACCTGCCTGCAACGCTTGCCTATCCTGTAACGACGGCGTTTGAAGCAGGCCCTCCAGCTGCTGCCGGTTTTCATAGTGCTTTTCGAGCAATGCCGAAATATCCAGCGCCGGCACCAGCCTGTCGTGGTAGACGGATGCAAACTGCCCACCGATCCGGGCCATACTGTACTGCACAAACCAGTTGGCAAGTATGATCAGGATAAATACAAAGCCAAGCCCCAGGCTTATTTTATTCCGCTGCGAAACGGTGTAATTCCAACTCATAGCTAGCTGATAGGTAGATAAATCAAGATAGCGAATTTAATGTTCAAAGTAAAACGGCTGCTTTCTGTCCCGAGTAAAAGCGGCCGCTTTTCGTGTCAGTTTGTTCTTTTAAAAATCATAATATTTCTTTTTCCTGCTTCGTATAACAGGCACAACCAGCCTATGCGGCTGGCTGATGCAAACCAAATTTGCCTGTGATTCCGATAAAGATCCACACTCAACCCGACGACTCCACCTGCGGCCCGACAAGCCTGCATGCTGTTTACCGCTATTTCAAAGATCCTATTTCTTTGGGGGAGGTCATCAAAGAAGTTCCTTACCTGGATGAAGGCGGAACGCTGGAGGTTTTACTTGCCTGCCACGCCCTGCAACGCGGCTACCAGGCTATTATTTATACTTATAACCTCCATATTTTCGACCCGACCTGGATCGGACTGGGAAACGAAGAGGTAATCCTGAAACTGGAGGAGCAGATGGAAATCAAGAAAGGCAAGAAATTTCAGCGGGCCACCCGCGCGTACATTGACTTTCTGCGACTTGGTGGACAAATCAAATGCCGGGACCTTACAAAAGCCCTGCTCCGCGAGTATTTTGAACAGGATATTCCACTCCTCACGGGCTTAAGCGCCACTTACCTGTACCAGAGTGCCCGCGAAACAGCTGATGCGGCGGGTAATTCTATTTACGATGATGTAGCGGGTTTTCCGATGGGGCATTTTGTGGTGCTGTGCGGCTTTGGCGAAGACCAGAAGAAAATTGTAGTGGCCGATCCTTACGGCGAAAACCCCTATTTCAACACCAATTATTATGAAGTGAGCGCCTCCCACCTGATCAATTCCATTATGTTGGGAATGGCCACTTTCGATGCAAACCTACTGGCAATTAAGCCCCTATCCAAAGAACCTGTGCAAAGCTAGAAAATGCGAAAAATCGTTGTAGTAGACCATCCCGGCGACTGGGAAATGGTCATAGAAGATGTGGAAGTTGTAGATGCACAGACATACCTGACCAGCACCGCTTACACCGATATTAGGAACGCCCGAATATTTAATCTCTGCCGCTCGTACCGATACCAGAGCGGCGGCTATTATGTGTCGCTGCTGGCTGAAGCGCGGGGCCACAAAGCCATCCCGAGCGTTACGACCATGCAGGATCTCAAAAGCCCGACCATTGTGCGGGCCATCACCGTCGAGATCGAGGACCTGATCAAGAAAAGCCTGGCAAGCCTGCGTTCTAAAACCTTTACCCTGAGCATTTACTTTGGGCAAAACGTGGCGCAGAAGTATGAGAAGCTTTGCAAGCAGCTGCACGACCTGTTTCAGGCACCGCTGCTGCGTGCCCAGTTTGTGTACCGCGATGAATGGGTACTGCAGAGTATTTCACCGATTCCGGTAAACGAAGTGCCCGAACACCACCACAAGTATATGAAGCGCTTTGCCAAGGCCTACTTTGCACGCCACCGCTTTGCCAGCGCCCGGCTTACGCGCAAGATCTATGACCTGGCCATACTGGTAGACCCAGCCGAAAAAGCGCCGCCTTCCAACGACAAAGCCATTCAGCATTTTATAGAGGCGGCCGAAAATATGGGCTTCTATACCGAGCTTATCACAAAAGACGATTACCGCCGCCTGCCAGAGTTCGATGCCTTATTTATCCGCGAAACTACCGCTGTAAACCATCATACTTACCGCTTTTCACGCAAGGCGTTTGCCGACGGGCTTGTGGTGATCGATGATCCGGTTTCTATTTTGCGCTGCACCAACAAAGTATACTTGGCCGAGCTGCTGGCAAAAGCCAAAGTGCCGATCCCTAAAACCATGATCATCCACAAAGATAACCGCGACCAGGTAGAGGCGGAGCTTGGCCTGCCCTGCGTTTTGAAGAAACCGGACAGCTCCTTCTCGCTGGGCGTGGTGAAGGCGAAGGATAAAGCAGGTCTCAAACGCGAGCTCGACCAGATGCTGGAAGATTCAGAGCTGATCATCGGCCAGGAGTATACCCCGACCGAGTATGACTGGCGCATCGGCATACTGGACAAGCAGCCGCTTTATGCCTGCAAGTATTTTATGGCCAAAGGCCATTGGCAGATCTATAACTGGAACGGCGAAAAGAAACAGGACGAGGAAGGGGATGATGAAGTAGTGCCTTTCGAAGAAGTACCCTTTCATGTGCTGCACACCGCCCTGAAAGCGGCCAACCTGATCGGCGATGGCTTGTATGGCGTAGACCTGAAAGATATTGACGGCAAGGCTTATGTGATCGAGATCAACGACAACCCTAGTATAGATGCCGGTTGCGAAGACAAGATCCTCAAGAAAGAGCTTTACAGTGCCATCATCAAGTCAATTAAACGCCGCATTGATAACCAGAAAATGAGCAGAACCAATGAGTAGCCAGACCAGCACCCTGCACTTGTTCGAAGGATTCGGGGTAGAGTTAGAATATATGATCGTGGATGCCCGCACGCTGCAGGTCTCCCCCATAACCGATAAACTGATCTACGATGAAGTAGGCGCCTATGTGTCGGATGTGGAGTTCGGGGAAATTGCCTGGAGCAACGAGCTGGTGCTGCACGTGGTGGAGCTCAAAACCCAGTTACCGGCTCCTTCACTGGCAGGCCTGCACCTTAAATTCCAGGAGCATGTGCGTAAAATTAACGGCAAGCTGCGCAAGTATAATGCCTGCCTGCTGCCCACCGGCGCCCACCCGCTCATGGACCCCTACACAGAAACGAAGCTCTGGCCCCACGAGCACAATGCTGTCTACGAGGCCTACAACCGTATCTTCGACTGCCGGGGCCATGGCTGGGCCAACCTGCAAAGCACGCACCTGAATCTGCCCTTCGGCAATGACGATGAATTTGGCAAGCTGCATGCAGCCATCCGCATGGTGCTGCCGCTGATTCCGGCGCTGAGCGCTTCGTCGCCCATACTGGATGGCAAAGTGAGCGGCTACCAGGACACACGCCTTGAAGTCTACCGCCACAACCAGGACAAAGTGCCCAGCGTGGCAGGCAAGGTCATTCCGGAAGCCGTTTTCAGCAAGCAGGACTACGAGCAGCACATCCTCCAGCGCATTTACCACGACATCGCAGCACACGATCCGGAAGGTATTTTGCAGGAGGAGTTCTTGAACTCTAGAGGCGCCATAGCGCGGTTTGTGCGTGACGCTATCGAGATCCGGCTGATCGATATCCAGGAATGTCCGCTGGCTGATCTGGCCATACTGCAGGCCGTGGTTGCTGTGATAAAAGCCCTTGTTGCCGAACACTGGGTGCCGCTGAGTGAGCTAAAGCAATGGAATGAGGATACCCTCTCGGCGTTGCTGCTGCAGGTGATCAAAAATGGCCAGCAGGCGGTGCTGACGGATCAGAACTTTACCAGGTGCTTTGGCTTTCAGGGAGGCGAAAATGCCACAGTAGGGGAGCTTTGGAAGCACCTGGTGGCGCAAACGTTGCCTTCGGATGCCCAGGAGGAGATTAGTGAGGCGCTGAACATCATCCTTACAAAGGGCAACCTGTCCAGCCGCCTTTTAGATGCCTTAGGCCAAAATCCTTCCGAAGCGTCCATCATCCAAGTATACCGGCAACTTAGCCAGTGCCTGGAAAGCGGTGACCTTTTCCTTCCTAAATAAGTATGCTGAAATTACTTTTAACCTGTGAGCACGGCGGCAACCGGATTCCGCCTGAATACATTTCTTTGTTTCAAGGTGCAGAAGAGGTGCTG from Pontibacter liquoris includes the following:
- a CDS encoding acetylornithine carbamoyltransferase; protein product: MMHFTSVHDVTNLDTLVQDALHLKQHPYQYKHLGENRTLGLIFLNPSLRTRLSTQKAATNLGMNVMVMNLDKEGWALETQDGAIMNGTTVEHIKEAAAVMGQYCDILGIRSFPKLQNRQEDYSEDLLQKFISYCKVPVISLESATRHPLQSLADLLTITENTPAWKRPKVVLTWAPHVKAIPQCVANSFAEWMSQAAVDLVITHPAGFELAEEFTKGATITHNQQEALKNADYVYVKNWSAYQDYGKMLPDAGEWMLTNEKLQASNKAKVMHCLPVRRNVELSDEILDGPDSLVLEQANNRTYAAQAVLKNILEQL
- the argB gene encoding acetylglutamate kinase — protein: MQELIIVKVGGNILDDAARLERFLHDFAGLPGAKLLVHGGGKIASSLGQRLGIVPQLVEGRRITDAATLELVTMVYGGLINKQVVAQLQAAGCNALGLTGADANVILAQKRPVGQIDYGFAGDIAGRESINTSVLEGLLQLGLTPVFAPLTHNGQGSLLNTNADTIASVLATALATCYNVRLVYCFEKPGVLQDAADDTSVLAQISSREYAQLKADGIVSAGMIPKLDNAFAALAQGVSEVLIGQAEALTSIHTGNYTGTRLHYAAE
- a CDS encoding M20 family metallo-hydrolase, with the translated sequence MQQNKDTTTRYQEALALLQQLIAIPSFSREEQGTGDALVAFLQQQGVQTHRKENNVWAFNQYYDPKLPTLLLNSHHDTVKPNTGYTRNPFEASIEDGKINGLGSNDAGGCLVALVAAFLYFYPKQHLTYNLVLAATAEEEISGRNGVELILPELGPLEAAIVGEPTEMHLAVAEKGLLVLDCEAHGKAGHAAREEGINALYEALEDITWFKNYRFPKVSNHLGPIKMSVTMVQAGTQHNVVPDTCRFTVDVRLTDAYTMEEVLDVIGQHVKATVTPRSMRLKPSSIPREHPLVQAGLKLGRNTYGSPTTSDKALLPVPSIKMGPGFSGRSHMADEFLYLHELREGIELYIKLLEQVVV
- the argH gene encoding argininosuccinate lyase — encoded protein: MKLWQKNTGVAKEIERFTIGKDPELDTELAAFDVLGSLAHTRMLQSINLLSAAELEVLQHELKAIYKSIEAGDFAIEPGVEDIHSQVELELTRRVGEAGKKIHSGRSRNDQVLLDLKLYFRYQLQQTVEQVAGFFEVLQQLSEQHKAVLLPGYTHLQVAMPSSFGLWFGAYAESLVDDVQLLLAAYKIVDKNPLGSAAGYGSSFPLNRQMTTDLLGFESMNYNVVYAQMGRGKSEKVVSIGLASVAATLAKMAMDLCLYMSQNFSFIALPDTLTTGSSIMPHKKNPDVFELVRGKCNKLQALPTEISMLLINLPSGYHRELQVLKEALFPAFKELRDCLDIMAYMLPQLQVKENILADEKYKYLFSVDAVNANVLEGMPFRDAYKAVGESIEKGSFTAPAAVTHTHEGSIGNLCNAQIADQMAALLQQFNFGRVADAYAKLLA
- a CDS encoding MCP four helix bundle domain-containing protein, which gives rise to MSWNYTVSQRNKISLGLGFVFILIILANWFVQYSMARIGGQFASVYHDRLVPALDISALLEKHYENRQQLEGLLQTPSLQDRQALQAGIISLATTQDSLLARFEITYLTEKESANLRKYKMARQQWLGIQQQLLVYSNRDQLQAAASLYQHQGETAFTRMLPPLHALLSLQEEVGQELYRSAGQQVQALKVLSYLVIALAIILALLVGTLLQTSRKLRQSKPQQYRWN
- a CDS encoding peptidase-C39 like family protein, with the protein product MIPIKIHTQPDDSTCGPTSLHAVYRYFKDPISLGEVIKEVPYLDEGGTLEVLLACHALQRGYQAIIYTYNLHIFDPTWIGLGNEEVILKLEEQMEIKKGKKFQRATRAYIDFLRLGGQIKCRDLTKALLREYFEQDIPLLTGLSATYLYQSARETADAAGNSIYDDVAGFPMGHFVVLCGFGEDQKKIVVADPYGENPYFNTNYYEVSASHLINSIMLGMATFDANLLAIKPLSKEPVQS
- a CDS encoding RimK family protein, which codes for MRKIVVVDHPGDWEMVIEDVEVVDAQTYLTSTAYTDIRNARIFNLCRSYRYQSGGYYVSLLAEARGHKAIPSVTTMQDLKSPTIVRAITVEIEDLIKKSLASLRSKTFTLSIYFGQNVAQKYEKLCKQLHDLFQAPLLRAQFVYRDEWVLQSISPIPVNEVPEHHHKYMKRFAKAYFARHRFASARLTRKIYDLAILVDPAEKAPPSNDKAIQHFIEAAENMGFYTELITKDDYRRLPEFDALFIRETTAVNHHTYRFSRKAFADGLVVIDDPVSILRCTNKVYLAELLAKAKVPIPKTMIIHKDNRDQVEAELGLPCVLKKPDSSFSLGVVKAKDKAGLKRELDQMLEDSELIIGQEYTPTEYDWRIGILDKQPLYACKYFMAKGHWQIYNWNGEKKQDEEGDDEVVPFEEVPFHVLHTALKAANLIGDGLYGVDLKDIDGKAYVIEINDNPSIDAGCEDKILKKELYSAIIKSIKRRIDNQKMSRTNE
- a CDS encoding carboxylate-amine ligase, translated to MSSQTSTLHLFEGFGVELEYMIVDARTLQVSPITDKLIYDEVGAYVSDVEFGEIAWSNELVLHVVELKTQLPAPSLAGLHLKFQEHVRKINGKLRKYNACLLPTGAHPLMDPYTETKLWPHEHNAVYEAYNRIFDCRGHGWANLQSTHLNLPFGNDDEFGKLHAAIRMVLPLIPALSASSPILDGKVSGYQDTRLEVYRHNQDKVPSVAGKVIPEAVFSKQDYEQHILQRIYHDIAAHDPEGILQEEFLNSRGAIARFVRDAIEIRLIDIQECPLADLAILQAVVAVIKALVAEHWVPLSELKQWNEDTLSALLLQVIKNGQQAVLTDQNFTRCFGFQGGENATVGELWKHLVAQTLPSDAQEEISEALNIILTKGNLSSRLLDALGQNPSEASIIQVYRQLSQCLESGDLFLPK